The Sminthopsis crassicaudata isolate SCR6 chromosome 5, ASM4859323v1, whole genome shotgun sequence genome contains the following window.
catatcacaAGGGTTAGGGGTACAGCACcccctcaatctagaaaactgtATAAAAACTTCTGGCTTTCCTTTTATACtaaaagaagtctgaattttttctttttcttttgtgggtTGTTTACaggattttattataaaatttgggtaATTTTGTGGTTATAAGTTATATGTACGTCGATTTAAGTAAaagtaacatataaaaattttaaatacaaacaCTACAATAATTTTTATGCTGACTCACAATATATTGAAACCACAATGGGGGAAATCATGATATGAAAGGAATAACTAACAGAGGAGATAACATCATGTGAATGCATCATCCCCATAATCCTCTGCTACTGGAATTGTTTTGAGGATACTTTCCATGAAATTACATAGGATGAGCTGATATTTGAATACTTTTATTTAACTCTAGAAAGCTTCTTTGAACACCATGTAGAGATAGAAGCTATTGTTTGTCCATTATCGCCAAAGacaatcatgacatcagggaggtgatgccataacatgcaagtgaattggatttgagagaAGAAGGGCTattgcaaagtcacctgcctcactttcccctccagagccatccgggtccagtagccagatatagatcaggatgactggagatggcactagatgcaatgggagatgccagactttttaagctaaggtctttaacaagtttcagtttgactgaggcaatgtctGTTCAGTGATCAAGGctaagtaagaaagaaatgagacaaaaaatagcttttttaaaacttggcaaaaaaaaaaatatgccatTAACTATAAAGTAGCATAACAAGCATCCCAGAACTATTTCTAAAGCCTACCAAAAAGGGTAAAAAATGGTAGGGGTAATAATAGCTcaatttctatagcattttaaagattTACAGACTGATTTCTTCACAAGAACCCTGTGATAGACCAATATAATAGCCATTTGAAGGAGAAAGAAGCTGGGGGAGTGGTTAAATGATTAAACCAAATCCAAACTAGATTGAATTCAATCTAGCTCTTCTGACTTCAAAAGTCTATGCTCCCTTTAAGAAAATGTTCCTTtgattggaaactgagaggatgcccatcagttggagaaatgCTGcataaattatagcatatggatgtaatggaatattattgttctataagaaacaatcagcaggatgatttcagagaggcctggagagactgacatgaactgatattaagtgaagtgagcagaaccaagagaacactatatgcagcaataacaaaattatgtgacaatcaattctgatagacatggctcttttcaacaatgaggtgattcactcttgtaacaaagaagaaaagaccaAATCAATACATTGGCCATATCTGACATTTTGCATCTAtaatctactctctctctctctcaagagtCAGTATTCTTTCCAAAGGTTCCCAAAGACATCCCACCTCAACATCATTTTACTGAGATTATAATTCCATCTGCTAATCCATCCCTTCTCTGGCACTGAAGACCAAGCTGGATACTAGAAAGAGGAGTCAAGCCACTCGTCTATCAGTCGACCAGGGAATAGGATACCCTGGGCAGGGTGAAACAAAGTAGCACTCACCATTCACTATGGTCCGGCGGGCTATCTCCCATAGCACCAGACCAAAGGCCCAGATGTCTGTCCATTTGTAAGATTCAAAGCAGTCAGTGCGAAGCTGCTCATCCAATACTTCTGGTGCCATGTACCTCTTGGTGCCCACCCGAGGGTTGTTGCCAATGTCCAGGGAGTCACTGCCTTGAGAATGCATTACTGCCAGGCCTGTGGGTACAATGCCTCATCATCTGGGGCTCTGGGTCCCATGACCCCAACATGCCATCCAGAGTTTCTGCTTTTCAGGGCATTCCCCAAAGCCTGTGGCCCAGAAAGGAAAATCAGGGAGAAGacgagggaaaggaaataaaatccaagaaaaaaagagaggaaatacaGTTGAAGATTGAAAAATCAAGATAGACtcacagagatacagaaagagaaaggagaattataacattttttttctaacttttcaaaGTGACTCTGAGATTATTCCATAGAATCCCATGAACTAATAACAGCTTCTtagctttctttgtattcctatcaCTTGGCTGAGTGCCTGGTATGTAGTAAATACTCAGATTTCTATAGCACTTAAGGCTTTATGAAGCATTTTCCACACAACACCTCTGGTATCATTGCGAccatttagcagatgaggaaactaggccCAGAGTGATTACACAGTTTGCCCAAAGTACATCACTGGCACATGCCAAAAGTGGGAGTAGAATCCAGGGCTCCAGACTTAGCCTACGGCTTCCCAGGCTCACTGCCTCTGCAGGCTAGCAAAGGCTGAGACATGCAAAGACAGAATCACACAAGAGGcagaagcaaacaacaaaaaagaggcagaaagactTTTTGCCTGTCTCCCTTCCTATCAAATAATGAAGACCCAAAGTCCTGGGACCAGCCTTCCCCTCTCAGGAGCAGCCTAGTCCCATTCCCACGGACTCCTCACCCAGGTCCGCTATGCAACACTGTAGGTTGCTTTTGACCAAGACATTACGGCTCTTCAGGTCCCGGTGGGCGATGGCTGGCTTGCCCTGGGTTCCAAAGATCTCCACGTGAAGGTGGGCCAGACCACAGGCAATGGAGTGGGCCAGCCTCAGGGCCAACCCTCGATCCAGTGGCTGCCGCTGCAGGAAGTCATACAAGGAGCCATGCTCATGATAGTGGGTGATCAGCCACAACTGGGTACTGGAATTGCGGGATGTCATGTCAGAAGCAATGAAacctggggggaagggagaagagaactgAGCAGTGACAAGGATGGGGCTAAGCTTTAGAGGTTGCCTCTTTTATCATGAGACTCAAAGCAAGCAGGTGGTTGGCTTTTATGGGTCTAACACTAACCATTCACATTTCTATGGTGGTCAGAATTTCCAACGGCTCTTTTAGGTGGGCAGTGCAAGAATTTAGCTGTTTTATACATGATGGAATTAGATCTAGAGTTCTGTATTTTGCCTAGGGTTACAAACagctaagggcagctaggtggcaccagaGTGcattaagtcaggaagactttcctgagttcaaatctgacctcagacacttaactatctatatgacactgggcaagtcacataatcctatttgcctcagtttcctagctagagaaggaaatggctaattactccagtatttttgccaaatagggtcaggaagagtcagacaaaatttaaaaacaataacaaaaaacagcTAGGGTCAAAACTCAGCTCTTCCAAAACTGAATAGTTCTCTTTCTGCTCCATTTTAGATggggtatgtatatgtatgtgcatatgtgcacatatgtatatacatatgtgtgcacgCATATGTCCATGAACCTGTGTGCACATGCCCATGAGCCCACGCATGTGTGTGTTTTGTGGAGATAGTGCTGGGGCTGGCCCAGTGGGCTCACCAAGAACATTGTCATGTCTAAGTAGCACTGTGTTGTAGATTTCGGTCTCCCGGAACCAGGACTGCTCATCTCTGGAGGAGAAGATTTTAACAGCCACACTTTCACCATGCCACAAGCCTCTCCACACTTCCCCATAGCGGCCCTTGCCTGTAAAAGGAATATAAGAAAGGAAGATGGAAGGGAGAGTCTCCTGCATAGGGCAGCTCTATCCTTGAACAGATCCTCCCCCAGATGCCTATCCTGTATCCATAGGATCCAACCCTGATTATATTTCAGACCTTCAATCAGCCTCAGAGTCTAATCATAGCTGGTAAATCTCCTCATCCCATTCTCCTAAGAACCCACAGGATAACCTCTCTCTTGCCTTCTTCTCTAGATTTTCCCACCATAGAATGGTCCCTTCCCATGCCACCCCCAATACCCACACATAGAGTGacccctctttttcctccctctcaccAGAGCATGGCCTCCTCTCCCCTCCAACATACAGGACATCACTTCCCTCATCTCCTGCCCTGATGCACATAAGGTGCTATATATTTaactcctttctccctccccagctCACCCACACACTCCACCAGAGCAATTTGCCGAGCTACTGTCCGCTGGACCAGGAAGGGAAGGCCAGAACCACTGCCTGTAGTGCAGTCACTGTCCAGAAGATCCTGGGGTCGAGCAAGGAAAAAGTGTAAGAGAAAAGCTTgacttttttccccatctttctcttttctgggaGTTTCCAGCCAAGTTTAGGCTCATGATGGACTACAAAGCACATagctgtctgtctctgtatgtctgacttctctatctgtctttgtgatttttcccccatctttctcttttctgggcATTTCCAGCAAAGTTTGGGCTCATGATGGACTACAAAGtacatagctctctctctctctgtatgtctgacTTCTCTATCTGTCTTTGTGATTTGTGACCCTCTTTCTTTATCAATCTCTGTGttcatttctatctctttttgttttgtcAATATTTCCAGCCATTTATTTCCCTGCTTCTTTCTCCCTGTCTTGTAACTCCTTCGCTGAtaccctctctcccctttctgtaCATCCTTGAAACTCTGAGGCCCTCACCCCCAGTGTGCTGTCCCCCAGCTCCGATGCCTTCAGGATGAGGCTGGATTCTCCCAGGTCACTGTGCAAGGCTCTTTGTTTCTCACGCCTTCGACTGAGGTGCCACAGACCCAGGGCCCCCAGCCCCAGGAGGATCAGCAGAGCCAGCCCAGGGCCCAAAATCAGTGGCAGTTGGTTAGTTCGATGGGGTTCCTCTGGTGTGGCTGATGTGGCTGGTGAAAGTGGAGAAACAACTGAGATCCACTTTCTGTAAGGAACTCATTCCCCAGGGGATAAGTCAAGACCCTACTCCATTTTAATAATCTTTTGTCCACCGGGCTCTGTAAAGTCTAAATTGGGTATACGTAAAGCGATTATAgactttattttatctctttgggagaAAAATTTACCTGACCCTAAGCCCAAGATGGAGACAGAATTAATATGGGTGGCCTACCTCCTTCCCACTCCCAGGGGACCCATAGAAACCAGTGACGGTGAGAGCTTTGAATTGGTGTATCTGGACTGAATAGGCCAACTGAGTTAGTTAGATGGACAGGGTGTGATGTGTATATAAGGGAAATCAGGTCAAAGGGAGCAAAGATGCTAGCTGGGTAGGAAGGATGACAATGCCCAGGAATGTGGGCAGAAGATGAGACCCGCACTTGCTAACTTCAGGGTGATGTTGAGGTTGCAGAGAGGTTCGGAGCAGCAACGATGGGCAAAGGCCTCAGTGGGCAGTCCCAGACACGTCTCTTCGTAGTGGTAGTTACTGCAGCCCCGGTACTCTCGGGGTTGTTCTCCTGGCTCTTTTATCAGCCACACAGTGCACCAAGACCCCTGGCAGGTTGAAGATCCCTTGCAGTTGAAGTTCTCACAGGCACAGGTCAAGAGAGAGTTGGGTGAGGACATCGTAGAACCACCTGACAGACAGAAGGACAGAAGGACAACTCAGGGACTTGGAATGACAACTCACAACAAGGGAGACTCCAACATATGCCTTCCAAGACTGGTCCCAGGCTCCCATAGCAGAGGGGCTCAGAACCAACGGCTGCAACAAGGGCTGCCCTATTATAATGCATTTCTATCAATATACCTCATATCCTGTGCCTGTAGCTCCAAGACAGGTCCTATCATATCCTGCATGTATACTTTGAAAGACCTTAGAGGCAATATAGTCTTCTCCATTAAACAGAAGAGAGAAACGAGACTCAGAGAATAGACTGACTCACACGAACAATatttgagtcaggatttgaac
Protein-coding sequences here:
- the ACVRL1 gene encoding activin receptor type-1-like isoform X1 yields the protein MDLLVLLLALGLADGGSTMSSPNSLLTCACENFNCKGSSTCQGSWCTVWLIKEPGEQPREYRGCSNYHYEETCLGLPTEAFAHRCCSEPLCNLNITLKLATTSATPEEPHRTNQLPLILGPGLALLILLGLGALGLWHLSRRREKQRALHSDLGESSLILKASELGDSTLGDLLDSDCTTGSGSGLPFLVQRTVARQIALVECVGKGRYGEVWRGLWHGESVAVKIFSSRDEQSWFRETEIYNTVLLRHDNVLGFIASDMTSRNSSTQLWLITHYHEHGSLYDFLQRQPLDRGLALRLAHSIACGLAHLHVEIFGTQGKPAIAHRDLKSRNVLVKSNLQCCIADLGLAVMHSQGSDSLDIGNNPRVGTKRYMAPEVLDEQLRTDCFESYKWTDIWAFGLVLWEIARRTIVNGIVEDYRPPFFDMVPNDPSFEEMKKVVCVDQQTPNIPNRLAADPFLSGLAQMMRECWYPNPSARLTALRIKKTLQKLCANLEKPKVIH
- the ACVRL1 gene encoding activin receptor type-1-like isoform X2; its protein translation is MSSPNSLLTCACENFNCKGSSTCQGSWCTVWLIKEPGEQPREYRGCSNYHYEETCLGLPTEAFAHRCCSEPLCNLNITLKLATTSATPEEPHRTNQLPLILGPGLALLILLGLGALGLWHLSRRREKQRALHSDLGESSLILKASELGDSTLGDLLDSDCTTGSGSGLPFLVQRTVARQIALVECVGKGRYGEVWRGLWHGESVAVKIFSSRDEQSWFRETEIYNTVLLRHDNVLGFIASDMTSRNSSTQLWLITHYHEHGSLYDFLQRQPLDRGLALRLAHSIACGLAHLHVEIFGTQGKPAIAHRDLKSRNVLVKSNLQCCIADLGLAVMHSQGSDSLDIGNNPRVGTKRYMAPEVLDEQLRTDCFESYKWTDIWAFGLVLWEIARRTIVNGIVEDYRPPFFDMVPNDPSFEEMKKVVCVDQQTPNIPNRLAADPFLSGLAQMMRECWYPNPSARLTALRIKKTLQKLCANLEKPKVIH